Proteins co-encoded in one Thermochromatium tepidum ATCC 43061 genomic window:
- the tsaE gene encoding tRNA (adenosine(37)-N6)-threonylcarbamoyltransferase complex ATPase subunit type 1 TsaE, with the protein MPATLELTLDTPESQMDFGAHLARALKPPCVIFLEGDLGTGKTTLTRGILRGLGHSGVVRSPTYTLVEPYALNDLELYHFDLYRLGDPEELDYLGPRDLLGKAAVWVIEWPERGAGFLPKPDLRIQLVHLDVGRRLTLNALSPSGQTLLADVISVSDVSAQHLRADT; encoded by the coding sequence ATGCCCGCGACCCTGGAACTCACACTCGACACACCCGAGTCACAGATGGACTTTGGGGCGCATCTGGCGCGGGCCCTTAAACCGCCCTGCGTGATCTTTCTCGAGGGCGACCTGGGCACGGGCAAGACCACCCTGACCCGTGGTATCCTGCGCGGTCTCGGGCACTCCGGGGTGGTACGCAGTCCAACCTATACCCTCGTTGAGCCCTATGCACTAAACGACCTTGAACTCTACCATTTCGATCTCTATCGCCTGGGTGATCCGGAAGAACTGGACTATCTCGGGCCGCGCGATCTGCTTGGGAAGGCGGCGGTTTGGGTCATAGAATGGCCCGAGCGTGGCGCCGGCTTCCTGCCCAAGCCCGATCTGCGCATCCAGCTCGTCCACCTCGATGTCGGTCGGCGCTTGACCCTAAATGCCCTGAGTCCATCGGGCCAGACGCTGCTCGCTGATGTAATTTCTGTCTCTGATGTCTCTGCGCAACATCTTCGAGCCGATACTTGA
- the fabA gene encoding 3-hydroxyacyl-[acyl-carrier-protein] dehydratase FabA, which yields MDKKEASFTRDELLACGRGELFGPGNAQLPTPNMLMMDRIVRIANFGGAYGKGEILAELDIRPDLWFFECHFPGDPVMPGCLGLDALWQMVGFYLGWTGNPGHGRALGVGEVRFTGQVLPTATKVTYHIDMKRVINRKLVLGIGDGMVQVDGRTIYTAKDLRVGLFNSTDSF from the coding sequence GTGGACAAAAAAGAAGCCTCTTTCACCCGCGATGAGCTCCTCGCCTGTGGGCGCGGCGAGCTGTTCGGACCCGGCAACGCCCAGTTGCCGACACCCAATATGCTGATGATGGATCGCATCGTGCGCATCGCCAATTTCGGTGGTGCCTACGGGAAAGGCGAGATCCTGGCCGAGCTCGACATCCGTCCCGACCTCTGGTTCTTCGAGTGTCACTTCCCCGGCGACCCAGTGATGCCCGGCTGTCTTGGGCTCGACGCGCTCTGGCAGATGGTCGGCTTCTATCTGGGCTGGACTGGCAATCCCGGGCATGGCCGAGCGCTGGGCGTCGGCGAGGTCAGGTTCACTGGCCAGGTCCTACCGACCGCGACCAAAGTCACCTATCACATCGACATGAAGCGCGTCATCAACCGCAAGCTGGTGCTCGGCATCGGCGATGGCATGGTTCAGGTCGACGGGCGCACCATCTATACCGCCAAGGATCTGCGCGTCGGACTCTTCAACTCGACCGACAGTTTCTGA
- a CDS encoding DNA polymerase III subunit chi produces the protein MTRIDFYSLEPDSRADRFILACRLVERIHAQDLRVLILCPEREEAHHLDRLLWTFRQESFLPHGLVGSVDAKLTPILISLDGSPETEQQVLLNLGRDLPSRWERFERLCDLVDNDPAVLQAGRARFRAYREHGYKPTHHRIRL, from the coding sequence ATGACGCGGATCGACTTCTACAGCCTCGAACCCGACAGCCGCGCTGATCGCTTCATCCTGGCCTGTCGGCTGGTCGAGCGCATCCACGCCCAGGATCTGCGCGTGCTCATCCTCTGTCCAGAGCGCGAGGAGGCGCACCATCTCGATCGGCTGCTCTGGACCTTTCGGCAGGAGAGCTTCCTGCCGCACGGTCTGGTTGGGAGCGTGGACGCTAAGCTGACGCCCATCTTGATCAGCCTCGACGGCTCGCCCGAGACAGAGCAGCAGGTCTTGTTGAATCTCGGGCGCGACCTTCCGAGCCGATGGGAACGGTTCGAGCGACTGTGCGATCTGGTCGACAATGATCCGGCGGTGCTTCAGGCTGGGCGGGCGCGTTTCCGCGCCTACCGCGAACACGGCTACAAACCTACCCACCACAGGATCCGGTTATAG
- a CDS encoding PilZ domain-containing protein, which produces MTQSGSGSMAMERRTQLRIDLRIPVELTYPGRDAPVQAVTRDLSWGGALLHLTDPLPRDLKTLIISLPWRRGKSIHAQAKLLRVRPDAAGGYLAAVRFTSLSPRSQSRLERLLKMLYSADTKGDAAGKNALFRELEVTVSDAEELRQTLLQILEGRYTVTVFEPYEVGQSISLSITGTFDLPDIRLRAQISGVQKSRVEGFNWADLYTLSLEFEHPGDAIRALIAQILSRLSDSEDQSSIFISLEGAPDWLRSVATAVRFSMSNRKADVGVRDEVRSCLESERPEAVERLIAGWGNVNDFDVVFQDLVLSRDEQPPAWSQEAWDELKLLQSVHDEVYGAPPHRNTWLRGGRL; this is translated from the coding sequence ATGACTCAATCGGGATCCGGTTCGATGGCCATGGAACGACGCACCCAGCTACGTATCGACCTGAGGATTCCGGTCGAGCTGACCTACCCGGGTCGGGACGCGCCCGTGCAGGCCGTTACGCGCGACCTCTCCTGGGGGGGCGCACTCTTGCATCTCACGGACCCCCTGCCCAGGGATCTCAAGACCCTGATCATCAGCCTGCCATGGCGGCGCGGCAAATCCATCCACGCCCAGGCCAAGCTGCTGCGCGTGCGTCCAGACGCTGCAGGTGGTTATCTGGCGGCTGTGCGCTTTACCAGCCTATCGCCGCGCAGTCAGAGCCGTTTGGAGCGCCTGCTCAAGATGCTCTATTCCGCGGATACCAAGGGAGACGCAGCTGGTAAGAATGCCTTGTTTCGCGAGTTGGAGGTCACGGTCAGCGATGCCGAGGAATTGCGCCAGACGCTACTCCAGATCCTGGAGGGGCGTTACACCGTGACCGTCTTCGAGCCCTATGAGGTCGGACAGAGCATCAGTCTGTCGATCACTGGGACCTTCGATCTCCCAGACATCCGCTTGCGGGCGCAGATCTCGGGGGTACAAAAGTCCAGGGTCGAGGGATTCAACTGGGCCGACCTCTATACCCTGTCGCTCGAATTCGAGCACCCGGGTGACGCGATTCGCGCCTTAATCGCGCAGATCCTGAGTCGTCTGTCTGACTCTGAGGATCAAAGCTCCATCTTTATTTCTCTGGAGGGCGCGCCGGACTGGTTGCGTTCGGTGGCCACGGCGGTACGCTTCAGTATGAGTAACCGGAAGGCCGATGTCGGCGTCCGGGATGAGGTGCGTTCCTGTTTGGAGTCCGAGCGTCCCGAGGCCGTGGAGCGGCTCATTGCCGGCTGGGGTAATGTCAACGATTTCGACGTGGTCTTCCAAGATTTGGTCCTAAGCCGCGACGAACAGCCGCCTGCCTGGTCGCAGGAGGCCTGGGATGAGCTCAAACTGTTACAGAGTGTCCATGATGAGGTCTATGGCGCTCCACCTCATCGAAACACCTGGCTCAGGGGTGGGCGGCTGTGA
- a CDS encoding NAD(P)H-hydrate dehydratase — protein sequence MRRIPDSDRLPHALYRAEQVRRLDRLAIERFGVSGIELMERAGAVAYRLLRVRWPNARRLTVLAGMGNNGGDGYVVARLARAAGLDTRVLQLGKADQVRGEAALSLAAYRDAGGVIEDYLGLPRKTDLYVDALFGTGLVRPVTGPWAEAITALNAQRAPVLALDLPSGLHADTGCVLGVAVRASVTVSFIGLKLGLFVGAGAEYRGEVHFSALEVPAQVYAGEILAAVRIDWARESRLLTPRSRIAHKGDCGHVLVVGGAPGMSGAARLAGEAALRAGAGLVTIATHPRHADWLNLDRPELMVAAVERPEDLDTLIERADVVAIGPGLGRGDWGRRLWERVRGLSHPLVVDADALNLLAESPGAGPDWILTPHPGEAARLLGSATAEIQSDRLAGARQIQARFGGVVVLKGAGTIVHGPAPRVPAVCSDGNPGMATAGAGDVLTGVIAALRAQGLETEAAARAGVCLHAAAGDLAARAGERGLIATDIIAALRTLSNGLAKVDR from the coding sequence GTGAGACGCATCCCGGACAGCGATCGCCTGCCCCATGCGCTCTACCGTGCCGAACAGGTACGCCGGCTCGACCGTCTGGCCATCGAGCGCTTCGGTGTGTCTGGGATCGAGCTGATGGAACGCGCCGGTGCGGTTGCCTATCGGCTGCTGCGCGTGCGCTGGCCGAATGCGCGTCGCCTCACCGTCCTGGCCGGGATGGGCAACAATGGTGGTGACGGCTATGTAGTGGCGCGGTTGGCGCGCGCCGCTGGTCTGGACACGCGGGTTTTGCAACTCGGCAAGGCGGATCAGGTGCGTGGTGAGGCGGCCCTGAGTCTGGCCGCCTATCGCGACGCCGGCGGGGTCATTGAGGATTATCTTGGCCTGCCACGCAAGACCGATCTCTATGTCGACGCCCTCTTTGGCACCGGGCTGGTGCGTCCGGTGACGGGCCCCTGGGCCGAGGCCATCACGGCGCTCAATGCCCAGCGCGCGCCTGTGCTGGCGCTCGACCTCCCCTCTGGACTGCACGCCGACACCGGCTGTGTCCTGGGCGTGGCGGTGCGGGCGAGTGTGACTGTCTCCTTTATCGGGCTCAAACTCGGACTCTTTGTCGGTGCCGGCGCCGAGTATCGGGGGGAGGTCCACTTCAGCGCGCTCGAAGTCCCAGCCCAGGTCTATGCCGGGGAGATCCTGGCGGCGGTGCGGATCGACTGGGCGCGCGAATCGCGTCTCCTCACGCCCCGCTCGCGGATCGCGCACAAGGGCGACTGCGGTCATGTCCTGGTCGTCGGCGGCGCACCCGGGATGTCGGGCGCGGCGCGTCTGGCCGGTGAGGCGGCCCTGCGCGCGGGCGCCGGGCTGGTGACGATCGCGACCCATCCGCGTCACGCCGACTGGCTCAATCTCGACCGGCCTGAACTGATGGTCGCCGCCGTCGAGCGTCCGGAAGACCTGGATACGCTGATCGAGCGGGCCGATGTAGTCGCGATCGGCCCAGGGCTGGGTCGGGGTGACTGGGGACGCAGACTCTGGGAGCGGGTCCGCGGCTTGTCGCATCCGCTGGTGGTGGATGCCGACGCGCTCAACCTCCTGGCCGAGTCCCCAGGCGCCGGTCCAGACTGGATCCTGACCCCGCATCCAGGCGAGGCCGCGCGTCTGCTCGGCAGCGCGACCGCCGAGATCCAGTCCGATCGCCTCGCTGGCGCGCGGCAGATCCAGGCGCGTTTCGGCGGGGTGGTGGTACTCAAGGGGGCCGGCACCATTGTGCATGGCCCAGCACCGCGCGTCCCGGCCGTCTGTAGCGACGGCAACCCCGGCATGGCGACCGCGGGCGCGGGCGATGTCCTGACCGGTGTGATTGCCGCCCTACGCGCCCAGGGTCTGGAAACCGAAGCGGCCGCCCGCGCTGGTGTCTGTCTGCACGCCGCGGCCGGGGATCTGGCCGCGCGTGCCGGCGAGCGTGGGCTGATCGCCACGGATATCATCGCCGCCCTGCGCACACTCTCCAATGGTCTCGCCAAGGTGGATCGCTGA
- a CDS encoding N-acetylmuramoyl-L-alanine amidase, with translation MNRLIVLFMLLIALPAASVAVEVDCQWNPPSSSKTRLLFNLTAPAAHRIFTLDQPDRVVIDIAGAQMRSDLPAARTDDPLLIGVRAGVRPNGDLRVVLDLKQQVRVKSFTDRTGADRYQLIVELLPKSLGGGKLQPVSNQAPVQPLWLSRGRTAIVAIDAGHGGEDPGAIGPNGTREKDVTLAIAHRLKRLIERESGIRAIMIRDDDRYVGLRERTLIAREHKADLFVSIHADAYENPDAQGSSVYILSHGAASSEAAGWLADRENKADRIGGADPTTSEDMLAAVLLDMTRNTTLEHSAEAATSVLRALKRVGVVHKADVQRAGFVVLKSPDIPSVLVETAFISNAQEEQRLRDNLYLQRMAEAILAGIKGYFAKYPPRGLLAADTGQGVEHRGTDAVQGLKSASRTRAGSLREYVITQGDTLSGIAKRYRVSLSSLRAENGLSETDIIQVGQVIAIPSDS, from the coding sequence GTGAACAGGCTCATCGTGCTCTTTATGCTACTGATCGCCCTGCCCGCGGCGAGTGTCGCGGTGGAGGTCGACTGCCAATGGAATCCGCCGAGTTCGAGCAAGACCCGGCTGCTCTTCAACCTTACGGCGCCCGCCGCCCACCGCATCTTTACCCTCGACCAACCTGATCGAGTCGTGATTGACATTGCTGGGGCGCAGATGCGCAGCGACCTGCCAGCGGCGCGCACCGACGACCCCCTGCTGATCGGCGTGCGCGCCGGTGTGCGTCCCAATGGCGACCTGCGCGTCGTGCTCGATCTCAAGCAACAGGTGCGCGTCAAGAGTTTTACCGACAGGACCGGCGCTGACAGATACCAACTGATCGTCGAGCTCCTGCCCAAGTCCTTGGGAGGTGGCAAACTCCAGCCGGTCTCCAATCAGGCGCCAGTTCAGCCGCTCTGGTTGAGTCGCGGACGCACGGCCATTGTCGCCATCGACGCTGGACACGGCGGCGAGGATCCAGGGGCGATCGGGCCAAACGGCACGCGCGAGAAGGACGTCACCCTGGCCATCGCCCACAGGCTAAAGCGACTGATCGAACGTGAATCCGGGATCCGAGCCATAATGATCCGTGATGACGACCGTTATGTCGGACTGCGCGAACGCACCCTGATCGCGCGCGAGCACAAGGCCGATCTCTTTGTGTCCATCCATGCCGATGCCTACGAGAACCCAGACGCACAGGGCTCATCGGTCTATATCCTCTCGCACGGTGCGGCCAGCAGCGAGGCGGCTGGTTGGCTGGCCGATCGTGAGAACAAGGCTGATCGCATCGGCGGTGCGGATCCGACGACGAGCGAAGACATGCTGGCCGCTGTGCTGCTCGACATGACGCGCAACACCACCCTGGAGCACAGTGCCGAGGCGGCTACCTCGGTGCTACGCGCTCTCAAGCGTGTCGGTGTGGTCCACAAGGCTGATGTCCAGCGTGCCGGCTTCGTGGTGCTCAAGTCGCCCGACATTCCATCGGTGCTGGTCGAAACGGCCTTCATCAGCAACGCCCAAGAGGAGCAGCGACTCCGCGATAACCTCTATCTGCAGCGGATGGCCGAGGCGATCCTGGCCGGGATCAAGGGTTATTTCGCCAAGTATCCACCGCGTGGCCTGTTGGCGGCCGATACGGGCCAAGGCGTCGAGCATCGCGGTACGGATGCGGTACAGGGTCTGAAATCCGCCTCCAGGACACGCGCGGGCAGTCTGCGCGAATATGTGATCACCCAGGGCGATACCCTGTCCGGAATCGCCAAGCGTTATCGTGTGAGCCTCAGTTCGCTGCGCGCCGAGAATGGTCTCAGTGAGACCGATATCATCCAGGTCGGGCAGGTCATCGCCATTCCGTCCGATTCCTGA
- a CDS encoding proline--tRNA ligase, translated as MRTSEFPLQTIKETPADAEVVSHRLMLRAGLIRKLAAGLYTWLPLGLRVLRRVERIVREEMDRAGALEVSMPAVQPAELWQESGRWEQYGPELLRFKDRHQREFCFGPTHEEIITDLARNELKSYKQLPVNFYQIQTKFRDEIRPRFGVMRAREFLMKDAYSFHLDEASLDETYQRMYETYCRIFRRCGLEFRAVRADTGSIGGSASHEFHVLAASGEDAIAFSTASDYAANVELAEALAPREHAPAPSEPARLVDTPNARTIAELVEQFAQPIERTVKTLVVAASEEAGGGLVALLVRGDHELNAVKAQKLPQVASPLRLATEAEIRAAIGAGPGSLGPKDLPIPCIVDRTVAVTADFSAGANIDGKHWFGLNWGRDLPLPEVADLRNVVEGDPSPDGRGTLTIARGIEVGHIFKLGRKYSAAMQAKVLGEDGKAIIMTMGCYGIGVSRVVAAAIEQHHDERGICWPAPIAPFEVALLPMKLGKSYRVREATERLYAELQAAGLDVLLDDRDVRPGFMFADMDLIGIPHRIVVGDQGLDNGQVEYKARTDAEMQLIPLDTVVEFVRARLRT; from the coding sequence ATGCGTACCTCTGAGTTCCCACTCCAGACCATCAAAGAGACGCCGGCCGACGCCGAGGTCGTCAGCCACCGATTGATGTTGCGCGCCGGTCTCATCCGCAAGCTCGCCGCCGGGCTCTACACCTGGTTGCCGCTGGGACTGCGTGTACTGCGCCGAGTCGAGCGCATCGTGCGCGAGGAGATGGATCGCGCCGGGGCGTTGGAAGTCTCCATGCCAGCCGTGCAGCCGGCCGAACTCTGGCAGGAGTCCGGGCGTTGGGAACAATACGGTCCTGAGTTGTTGCGTTTCAAGGACCGCCACCAGCGCGAGTTCTGCTTTGGACCCACCCACGAAGAGATCATCACCGATCTGGCGCGTAACGAACTCAAGAGCTACAAGCAGCTCCCCGTCAATTTCTACCAGATCCAGACCAAGTTTCGCGACGAGATCCGCCCGCGCTTCGGCGTGATGCGCGCGCGCGAGTTCCTGATGAAGGACGCCTATTCCTTCCACCTGGACGAGGCCTCATTGGACGAGACCTACCAGCGTATGTACGAGACCTATTGCCGTATCTTCAGGCGCTGTGGACTGGAGTTTCGCGCCGTGCGTGCCGACACAGGTAGCATCGGCGGCAGCGCCTCGCACGAGTTTCACGTCCTGGCCGCCTCGGGTGAAGACGCCATCGCCTTTTCGACCGCCAGCGACTATGCCGCCAATGTGGAACTGGCCGAGGCGCTCGCCCCGCGCGAGCATGCCCCTGCGCCCAGCGAGCCGGCGCGTCTGGTCGACACACCCAATGCGCGCACCATCGCCGAGCTGGTCGAGCAGTTTGCTCAACCGATCGAGCGCACGGTCAAGACCCTGGTGGTCGCGGCCTCCGAGGAGGCCGGCGGCGGCCTGGTCGCGCTCCTGGTGCGCGGCGATCACGAGCTCAATGCCGTCAAGGCACAGAAGCTGCCGCAGGTCGCCTCGCCGCTGCGCCTGGCCACCGAGGCCGAGATCCGTGCCGCCATCGGCGCCGGCCCTGGATCGCTTGGGCCGAAGGATCTGCCGATCCCCTGTATCGTCGATCGCACCGTGGCCGTCACCGCCGACTTCAGCGCCGGGGCCAACATCGACGGCAAACACTGGTTCGGTCTGAACTGGGGCCGCGACCTGCCGCTGCCCGAGGTCGCAGATCTGCGCAACGTGGTCGAGGGCGACCCAAGTCCGGACGGTCGGGGCACGCTGACCATCGCGCGTGGCATCGAGGTCGGACACATCTTCAAGCTCGGGCGCAAGTACAGCGCCGCCATGCAAGCCAAGGTGCTCGGCGAAGACGGCAAGGCCATCATCATGACCATGGGCTGCTACGGCATCGGTGTGTCGCGCGTGGTCGCCGCAGCCATCGAGCAGCATCACGATGAGCGCGGCATCTGCTGGCCGGCACCGATTGCGCCCTTCGAGGTCGCGTTGCTGCCGATGAAGCTCGGCAAGTCCTATCGGGTCCGTGAGGCGACCGAGCGGCTCTATGCCGAACTCCAGGCCGCCGGGCTCGACGTCCTGCTCGACGACCGCGACGTGCGTCCCGGTTTCATGTTCGCCGACATGGATCTCATCGGCATCCCGCATCGCATCGTCGTCGGTGACCAGGGACTCGACAATGGCCAGGTCGAGTACAAGGCCCGCACCGACGCCGAGATGCAGCTCATCCCCCTCGACACCGTCGTCGAATTCGTACGCGCGCGTCTGCGCACCTGA
- the prpF gene encoding 2-methylaconitate cis-trans isomerase PrpF, producing MTHAPQIKIPATYMRGGTSKGVFFRLQDLPEPCQVPGAARDALLLRVLGSPDPYGKQIDGLGGATSSTSKAVILSQSQRPDHDVEYLFGQVAIDRPMVDWSGNCGNLAAAVGPFAISRRLVAPERIPDNGLCAVRIWQANIGKTIVAHVPIANGVVQETGDFELDGVIFPAAEVRLEFLEPVNEDDGPMFPTGNLVDDLEVPGIGTLKATLINAGIPTIFVEARALGYTGTESQEAINGDPKALAMFETIRAQGALRMGLIQDLHEAATRQHTPKIAFVAPPTDYVASSGKPVAASEIDLCVRALSMGKLHHAMMGTAAVAIGTAAAIPGTLVNRAAGGGERTAVRFGHPSGTLRVGAEPRVINGRWTLTKATLSRSARVIMEGWVCVPWASAPPA from the coding sequence ATGACTCACGCCCCACAGATCAAGATCCCCGCCACCTACATGCGCGGCGGCACCAGCAAGGGCGTCTTCTTTCGGCTGCAAGACCTACCCGAGCCCTGTCAGGTACCGGGCGCGGCGCGCGACGCCCTGTTGCTGCGCGTCCTCGGTAGTCCCGACCCCTACGGCAAGCAGATCGACGGCCTGGGTGGAGCGACCTCCAGCACCAGCAAAGCGGTCATCTTGTCACAGAGTCAGCGCCCCGATCACGATGTCGAGTATCTGTTCGGACAGGTCGCCATCGATCGACCCATGGTCGACTGGAGTGGGAACTGTGGCAACCTCGCGGCCGCCGTCGGACCCTTTGCCATCAGCCGGAGACTGGTTGCGCCCGAGCGCATCCCCGACAACGGCCTCTGCGCGGTGCGCATCTGGCAGGCCAACATCGGCAAGACCATCGTCGCCCATGTCCCCATCGCGAACGGCGTCGTGCAGGAGACGGGGGATTTTGAGCTCGATGGCGTGATCTTCCCCGCCGCCGAAGTGCGGCTCGAATTCCTCGAACCGGTCAACGAGGACGATGGCCCCATGTTCCCGACCGGCAACCTCGTCGATGACCTCGAGGTGCCCGGCATCGGCACGCTCAAGGCAACCCTGATCAATGCCGGCATCCCGACCATCTTCGTTGAGGCCAGGGCCCTCGGCTATACCGGCACCGAGTCGCAGGAGGCCATCAACGGCGATCCCAAGGCCCTGGCCATGTTCGAGACCATCCGCGCCCAGGGTGCGCTGCGCATGGGGTTGATCCAGGACCTCCACGAGGCTGCAACCCGTCAGCACACACCCAAGATCGCCTTCGTCGCCCCGCCGACCGATTATGTGGCCTCCAGCGGCAAACCGGTTGCGGCGAGTGAGATCGATCTGTGCGTGCGCGCGCTCTCGATGGGCAAGCTCCATCACGCCATGATGGGCACGGCCGCCGTGGCCATCGGCACGGCGGCGGCCATCCCCGGGACCCTGGTCAATCGCGCCGCCGGCGGTGGTGAGCGCACGGCAGTGCGGTTTGGTCATCCTTCGGGGACGTTGCGCGTCGGCGCCGAGCCCCGAGTGATCAATGGCCGCTGGACCCTGACCAAGGCGACCCTAAGCCGCAGCGCCCGGGTGATCATGGAAGGCTGGGTGTGCGTGCCTTGGGCCTCAGCGCCCCCGGCATGA